A genomic region of Xiphophorus couchianus chromosome 18, X_couchianus-1.0, whole genome shotgun sequence contains the following coding sequences:
- the rflnb gene encoding refilin-B, whose product MVGSLDLPNVIDGDPLDMSCTRTDRGLDSPDSGLPPSPSPSAWLQPVGAEKAGGVNLVSEEEGRASLILASTSGTLPLLQPLSFGEGIALDLLPSQELRYTSFVNYDSDRHFIQNVALQPRAQGLQHCQQTIVALPHSTWRHYKTQLNFQPRHRPNRYKSTTIIYPKKTSTVYITELNYDAHRLSKRFLSSVELEVAGSRRLLQ is encoded by the exons ATGGTTGGTAGCTTGGACTTGCCAAATGTAATCGACGGAGATCCTCTGGATATGAGCTGCACCAGGACTGATAGAGGACTCGATAGCCCGGACTCTGGTTTACCCCCGAGTCCGAGCCCAAGCGCCTGGCTGCAGCCTGTGGGTGCAGAGAAAGCCGGTGGTGTGAACCTGGTGTCTGAGGAAGAAGGAAGGGCCTCTCTG atcttAGCTTCAACAAGTGGAACTCTCCCACTACTACAGCCTCTATCATTTGGAGAAGGCATAGCCCTTGATTTGTTACCATCACAAGAACTGAG ATACACGTCATTTGTGAACTATGACTCAGACCGTCACTTCATCCAAAATGTGGCCCTCCAGCCAAGGGCCCAGGGCCTCCAACACTGCCAGCAGACAATTGTGGCTTTGCCGCACAGTACGTGGCGTCACTACAAGACCCAGCTGAACTTCCAGCCCCGCCATCGACCCAACCGCTACAAGAGCACCACAATCATCTACCCCAAGAAAACTAGCACAGTCTACATAACGGAGCTGAACTATGACGCCCATCGACTGTCCAAGCGCTTCTTGTCCAGCGTGGAGCTGGAAGTGGCTGGGAGCAGGAGGCTGCTTCAGTGA
- the dus4l gene encoding tRNA-dihydrouridine(20a/20b) synthase [NAD(P)+]-like gives MKTGSIMDMFEQGKVLKICAPMVRYSKLAFRSLVRKYNCDICFTPMIVATDFLRSVKARDSEFTTNERDRPLIVQFAAHDAQTLADAACVVAPFSDGVDLNCGCPQRWAMSSGYGACLINKPELVKDMVRHVRNQVDNPNYTTSIKIRIHKDLRRTVDLCQKAESAGVSWITVHGRTAEERHQPVHYDAIKTIKDSVSVSVIANGDIKYLRDVESTHQLTGVDGVMAARGLLANPAMFAGYEDTPLQCIWDWVDFSIEQGTPFTCFHHHLIYMLERVSSQPERKVFNSLSSTSSVIEYLQNTYGTVQDIEP, from the exons ATGAAGACAGGCAGCATCATGGACATGTTTGAACAGGGGAAAGTCCTGAAGATCTGCGCCCCTATGGTTCGATATTCAAA GTTGGCATTCAGGTCTCTAGTCAGAAAGTACAACTGTGACATCTGCTTTACCCCAATGATAGTTGCAACTGACTTTTTACGATCTGTCAAAGCCAGAGACAGCGAGTTTACCACCAATGAAC GTGATCGACCCCTCATAGTGCAGTTTGCTGCCCATGATGCTCAGACCCTGGCTGATGCAGCTTGCGTGGTGGCACCTTTCTCAGATGGAGTTGACCTCAACTGTGGCTGTCCGCAGAG GTGGGCTATGTCATCTGGTTATGGTGCATGCCTCATTAACAAGCCTGAGCTTGTTAAAGACATGGTGAGACACGTCAGAAACCAGGTGGACAATCCAAACTACACAACATCCATCAAGATCAG GATCCACAAGGACTTGAGGAGGACGGTGGATCTGTGTCAGAAAGCTGAATCAGCTGGTGTGTCGTGGATTACAGTCCACGGTCGTACAGCAGAGGAACGCCACCAACCAGTTCATTATGACGCCATAAAGACAATCAAGGACAGTGTATCAGTTTCTGTCATTGCCAATGGAGACATAAAGTACCTTCGTGATGTGGAGTCTACTCACCAGCTTACTGGTGTGGATG GTGTGATGGCCGCTCGGGGCTTGCTGGCTAACCCCGCCATGTTTGCAGGATATGAGGATACTCCGCTGCAGTGCATATGGGACTGGGTGGACTTTTCCATTGAACAGGGCACTCCATTCACATGCTTCCATCACCATCTTATCTACATGCTGGAAAGGGTCAGCTCCCAGCCTGAGAGAAAGGTGTTCAATTCCCTGTCCAGTACCTCTTCTGTAATAGAGTACCTCCAGAACACATATGGGACAGTTCAAGATATTGAACCATGA
- the bcap29 gene encoding B-cell receptor-associated protein 29 translates to MTLQWTAVALFLYAEIAVILILCIPFISARRWQIIFQLRIWSWMARFWNKVFLTMIIVLIVLFLDAVREVRKYSSKEIGTDAKVQPNMFDHLHMKLFRAQRNLYISGFAVFLWLVMKRVITLINQLADVSGTTAALQMQADDANTAVEKYTKDNEQLKRTLMEGVGDKATAEGMELLRTEVGKLKDELKSSDDALKKSRAEADGTKKQMEGLAREYERLLKEHQELQNRHDNGNKKDD, encoded by the exons ATGACTTTACAGTGGACTGCTGTGGCTCTCTTTCTCTATGCAGAGATTGCCGTCATTCTCATCCTCTGCATACCTTTCATTTCAGCCAGAAG atggcagattattttccaGCTAAGAATTTGGAGCTGGATGGCCAGGTTCTGGAACAAAGTTTTCCTCACCATGATCATAGTCCTTATTGTTCTCTTTCTTG ATGCCGTACGAGAAGTCAGAAAATACTCAAGTAAAGAAATTGGCACAGACGCTAAAGTGCAACCAAACATGTTTGACCACCTTCACATGAAGCTTTTCCGGGCTCAAAGGAACCTCTACATCTCTGGTTTCGCTGTCTTCCTCTGGCT gGTTATGAAGCGAGTGATCACTTTAATTAATCAGCTGGCGGACGTGTCGGGGACCACAGCTGCTCTGCAAATGCAGGCTGATGATGCTAATACAGCAGTGGAGAAGTACACAAAGGACAATGAGCAGCTGAAAAGG aCCCTGATGGAAGGAGTTGGTGATAAGGCAACAGCAGAGGGCATGGAGCTGTTGAGGACGGAAGTGGGCAAACTGAAAGATGAGCTGAAGTCCTCTGATGACG CCTTGAAAAAGTCTCGGGCAGAGGCAGATGGGACTAAGAAGCAGATGGAGGGACTTGCCCGGGAGTATGAGAGACTGCTGAAGGAACATCAGGAGCTTCAG aatcgTCATGATAATGGGAACAAAAAAGACGACTAG